DNA sequence from the Bordetella genomosp. 9 genome:
TTCCAGCCGGGCCAGCGCCTCCATGGAGCGGCCGCGATCGACGCGCGTGAGCTCCAGGATCAAGGTGTTGCAGATCGCCATGGGTACCGTGAGCGATTGGAATTCGCCGGGTTCGCCACGCCGGGCGGTGATGGTCAGGCGGGCTTCCACGGGCAGCGTCAGGTCGGTCAGCAGGATGCTGCCGGCCCCCGTGTCGCGGGCCAGCTTCAGCGCCCGCGCGACGCCGGGGCTGTCGTGGCGGAAGATCATGCCGAAGACCAGGTCCTTGTCGGTCAGGCTGATGAACTCGTCGGCCGCCTGCCAGTCGGCATGCGACAGCCCCACGGCGTGGTAGCCCGAACGCTTGAGCCGACGCGCGAAGAGCTCGGCCAGGCTGCCGGCATGGCTTTCGCCGATCACGATGATGCGGCGCGCCCGGCGCAGGGCGTTGGTGGCGGCAGCGATTTCCTTCTGGGTGACCTGTTCCATCAAGCGGCCGAGCGCCGCGATCTCGCCGGCAATGACGGATTCCAGCAGCGTGCTGCCGGTGGCATTGTCGATGCGCTTGCGCACGCGCGCCGACGCGTCCAGTTCGAACACCATGGCTTCGCGCATGGCGCGGTAGGAGTCGAACCCCAGCTTGCGCGCCAGGCGTCCGGCCGTGGACGGGTGCACGCCCGCCCGTTCGGCGATCTTGTGCGCGGGCATGAAGCTGCCCACCGTGGTATCGGCAAGCAGCACGTCCACGAGCTTGCGGTCG
Encoded proteins:
- a CDS encoding MurR/RpiR family transcriptional regulator, whose product is MRFEELVADKNDTLTGSDRKLVDVLLADTTVGSFMPAHKIAERAGVHPSTAGRLARKLGFDSYRAMREAMVFELDASARVRKRIDNATGSTLLESVIAGEIAALGRLMEQVTQKEIAAATNALRRARRIIVIGESHAGSLAELFARRLKRSGYHAVGLSHADWQAADEFISLTDKDLVFGMIFRHDSPGVARALKLARDTGAGSILLTDLTLPVEARLTITARRGEPGEFQSLTVPMAICNTLILELTRVDRGRSMEALARLEDLRVSFEKAGGARRR